The following nucleotide sequence is from Thermodesulfobacteriota bacterium.
GATTTTCCGGTTACCTCGTTTACAAGAACAAATTAAATATCGTTCCTGCTTTCATCTCCGCTTATCTGGGCAGTGTATTCGGCATCACTATGACTTATGGATTGGGACGGATTTTCGGTAAGGGCTTGGTCGCCAAATACGGTAGTACTTTTCACGTAACCGAAGAGAAATTAAATCGCATTCACCGCTGGTTTAATCGTATGGGGAGATGGGTACTGTTGTTCGGTTATTTCATCCCGGGCATGAGACAAATAGCGGCTTTCACTGCCGGGACGTCCAAACTGGGATTTCCGGTGTTTTCACTATTTACTTACACCGGAGCCTTTCTCTGGTCTCTGGCTTATATAGCGTCGGGGTATTACTTAGGAGAGGAATGGATTAGGGTATCGACAAACATACGTCATGTCCTTGTGGCCTGTTTGGCGGTACTGGTCTTATCACTGGGGTGCTATTTATTAGTCAAACGAAATGTAGCTTGATTAGAGATTTCTTTTATATAAGACCGGAAGATAATACTGAGAATAAACCTCTCTTCTATGCCAGGTATCTAAGGAATCTAGGCTGATATTACTGTTCACGCAAATGTACTAACTGAAGATTGGGGTAAGAAATAACTTCTCTGGGCTTAGTAGTAGCAGGCCCAGTGTCCGGGAACCCAGTGCCAGTAGCCTTGCCAACCGCGGATCCAGTGACCGGGTATCCAGGTTCCGCAAGGTCCATGGGGCGGCACCGCCCATCCTCCGGGCACCCATACCCAGCTATTCCCCTCCTTCCAAGTCCAGAAACCAGGCTGCCACACATGCTGAGGAGAAGGCTGTGTTGGTACGACATCCGCTTGCGGGGCCGCTGGTGGCGCCTCTTTTACCGCCAATGGTTGTGAGCCAGGAGGCGGGGTTTGTGCTGTCTCTTCCGCGGCCATGGCCTGGATGCAACTAATACTCGGAATAAACGTAATGGCCACAAGTAAAATCACCAAAAGCTTTTTGTGTATC
It contains:
- a CDS encoding DedA family protein, which translates into the protein MELVVHWITQHGYLGIFSLLAIGVFGIPVPDEGVLGFSGYLVYKNKLNIVPAFISAYLGSVFGITMTYGLGRIFGKGLVAKYGSTFHVTEEKLNRIHRWFNRMGRWVLLFGYFIPGMRQIAAFTAGTSKLGFPVFSLFTYTGAFLWSLAYIASGYYLGEEWIRVSTNIRHVLVACLAVLVLSLGCYLLVKRNVA